In Leptospira harrisiae, a genomic segment contains:
- a CDS encoding PAS domain S-box protein: MVSNIPVNYAQMVLDNSTDAIVLMGTDYCVLAYNQNLELTIQAYSGKILKTGDDYRNFVTAADKEAFFDLFQTATGGDSVTIERLARLNDISIWYEYKMTPTYDKEKKLLGVCLRAKNIDAKKKMEIALSESEQKFRNLIESAPNAILIVNSKGKIIHCNLETENTFGFPREELINQSVELLVPFHHRGGHDRMIEGYFQAPRPMRIGKDQVTTAVKKDGTEILVEVSLNGFVVNQTSYVSAIIVDITEKVLADQKIKNQIRELKEIARIQSHEIRSPLSNILGLVNLLESGMPEETSREIYSHLKKSATDLDTLVCDIVKRTAISLSK; the protein is encoded by the coding sequence ATGGTTTCAAATATTCCTGTCAATTATGCACAAATGGTTTTGGATAATTCAACCGATGCCATTGTACTGATGGGAACTGATTATTGCGTTCTTGCCTACAACCAAAACCTGGAACTGACGATCCAAGCCTATTCTGGAAAGATTCTAAAAACTGGGGACGATTATCGTAACTTTGTGACTGCTGCCGACAAAGAAGCGTTTTTCGATCTCTTTCAAACGGCGACTGGAGGAGATAGTGTTACTATTGAAAGACTCGCAAGACTCAATGATATCTCCATCTGGTATGAATACAAAATGACTCCTACCTATGATAAGGAAAAAAAACTTTTAGGAGTTTGTCTCCGTGCAAAGAACATTGATGCAAAAAAGAAAATGGAAATTGCACTTTCCGAAAGTGAACAGAAGTTTCGAAATTTAATTGAATCCGCACCAAATGCGATTCTTATAGTTAACTCTAAAGGAAAAATCATTCACTGCAATTTAGAAACGGAAAATACATTTGGTTTTCCGAGAGAAGAACTCATCAATCAATCTGTAGAACTACTTGTGCCCTTTCATCATAGAGGTGGACACGACCGTATGATCGAAGGATATTTCCAAGCACCCAGACCCATGCGCATCGGAAAAGACCAAGTCACCACAGCAGTAAAAAAAGATGGGACAGAAATTTTAGTGGAAGTAAGTTTGAATGGATTTGTTGTCAATCAAACGAGTTATGTTTCGGCGATTATCGTAGATATCACAGAAAAAGTCTTAGCCGATCAAAAAATCAAAAATCAGATTCGCGAATTAAAGGAAATTGCAAGAATCCAATCACACGAAATCAGAAGTCCACTTTCCAATATCCTTGGTCTTGTGAATTTATTGGAATCAGGTATGCCTGAAGAAACCAGCCGAGAAATTTATTCACACTTAAAAAAATCTGCTACAGATCTCGATACTTTGGTTTGTGATATTGTAAAAAGAACTGCGATTAGTCTTTCTAAATAA
- a CDS encoding HIT family protein: protein MNCPICDAHKNKSQILFQNEDWILRKADQNLEGYLYMEHRNHIESWFGLSLGEFENYGRALHKATEILKQFDPEKMYIVAIAEKVPHLHVHLIPRYENQEKGIDHITKATGPGFPRPM, encoded by the coding sequence ATGAACTGTCCTATCTGCGATGCCCACAAAAATAAATCCCAAATTCTATTCCAAAACGAAGATTGGATCCTCAGAAAAGCAGACCAAAACCTAGAAGGGTATTTGTACATGGAACATCGGAACCACATTGAATCTTGGTTTGGATTGTCCTTGGGAGAGTTTGAAAATTATGGAAGGGCATTACACAAAGCGACCGAGATCTTAAAACAATTTGATCCCGAAAAAATGTACATTGTTGCCATTGCAGAAAAAGTTCCTCACTTACATGTACATTTGATCCCTAGGTATGAAAACCAAGAGAAAGGAATTGATCATATAACAAAAGCCACGGGCCCAGGTTTTCCGCGACCCATGTAA
- a CDS encoding polyphosphate kinase has protein sequence MLVVLERHPTNQVPNNSISDLTDLQERFFLLQRESSKQKIAHIFLIEGFASTGKGSILQSLTIRLDPRKFKVYSPYVDQSEDRGYPFLWNFWRVVPRYGEFLFYLNTYYSRLAYLRCEKKINLAEYDHRLLSILNTERILSKDKIIVHKFFLHISKKDQKKRLEDSKKKKKEWELSRFDKDQGEHYNRYFEIFDSILSSSRTIDSPWQIISCDKKDDTKLLVFEAILERLERILQFDSRSALQSINHGMELIP, from the coding sequence TTGCTTGTGGTTTTAGAAAGACATCCAACCAACCAAGTTCCCAACAATTCAATCAGTGACCTTACCGATTTACAGGAACGATTTTTTCTTTTACAAAGAGAAAGTTCCAAACAAAAAATAGCTCATATTTTTCTCATCGAAGGTTTTGCTTCTACAGGGAAAGGATCGATTTTACAGTCGTTAACGATCCGTTTGGATCCAAGGAAGTTTAAAGTCTATTCTCCCTATGTGGACCAGTCGGAAGACAGAGGTTATCCCTTTCTTTGGAATTTTTGGAGAGTGGTTCCCCGTTACGGTGAGTTTTTGTTTTATCTCAATACTTACTACAGTCGTTTGGCATACCTTCGCTGTGAAAAAAAGATAAACTTAGCCGAATACGACCATCGATTGTTATCCATTTTAAATACAGAAAGAATTCTTTCTAAAGACAAAATCATTGTTCATAAATTCTTTTTACATATTTCCAAAAAAGACCAAAAAAAACGTTTAGAAGATTCCAAAAAGAAAAAAAAGGAATGGGAACTGTCTCGTTTTGACAAAGACCAAGGAGAACATTACAACCGTTACTTCGAAATTTTTGATTCTATTTTGAGTTCTTCTCGAACCATTGATTCCCCTTGGCAAATCATATCCTGCGATAAAAAAGACGACACAAAACTTCTTGTATTTGAAGCAATCTTAGAACGTTTGGAAAGGATCTTACAATTTGATTCTAGAAGTGCTTTGCAATCTATCAATCACGGTATGGAGCTCATTCCATGA
- a CDS encoding UDP-galactose-lipid carrier transferase: MKSNSLQNRILHLQQLDMKQNLLPDEYQAKMKDLKNKIRELTFLSKAKDRPILFVFEGWDAAGKGGSIRRLTQEIDPRLFEVHNISAPNAEEIQHHYLWRFWNRIPKKGHIGIFDRSYYGRVLVERVEGFATESEWSRAYEEILLFEEQLVSFGTIVIKFWLHIDSEEQLLRFETRKNDPLKRWKLTDEDWRNRDKWPLYEEAANQMFQKTDAPKAPWFLVPANDKYFARIKVLETVVGRLQGELE, encoded by the coding sequence ATGAAATCAAACTCATTACAAAATCGTATCCTTCATTTACAACAGTTAGATATGAAACAAAATCTATTACCTGACGAATACCAGGCAAAGATGAAGGATTTAAAAAACAAAATCCGTGAACTCACATTTCTTTCGAAAGCAAAAGACAGACCCATACTTTTTGTGTTCGAAGGTTGGGACGCAGCAGGAAAGGGTGGTTCCATTCGAAGGCTGACACAAGAAATTGACCCACGTTTATTCGAAGTTCATAATATTTCTGCACCTAATGCAGAAGAGATCCAACACCATTATCTTTGGCGGTTTTGGAATCGAATTCCTAAAAAAGGACATATCGGAATTTTTGACCGTTCTTACTATGGCCGAGTTCTTGTAGAACGGGTGGAAGGTTTTGCTACCGAATCGGAGTGGTCTCGGGCTTATGAAGAAATTTTACTTTTCGAAGAACAACTTGTGAGTTTTGGAACCATCGTCATCAAATTTTGGTTACACATTGATTCGGAAGAACAATTACTTCGATTCGAAACCAGAAAAAACGACCCACTCAAACGTTGGAAACTCACTGACGAAGATTGGCGTAATCGTGACAAATGGCCTCTCTATGAAGAAGCCGCGAACCAAATGTTCCAAAAAACCGACGCACCCAAAGCTCCTTGGTTTTTGGTTCCAGCCAATGACAAATACTTCGCAAGGATCAAAGTCTTGGAAACCGTAGTAGGTAGACTACAAGGGGAACTAGAGTAA
- a CDS encoding MarR family winged helix-turn-helix transcriptional regulator — protein sequence MPKKQYLEPSHLKSHLGYHLRVVSNAVSHTFASKLAALDVTVAEWVILREIYSFETNTSPSIIAEITGLSRGAVSKLVDRLLNKGFVSREEASGDRRYQEIKLTKEGIKLVPKLSEIADENDSTFFSLLSKSEKDELRKTLVKLTNAHKLNLNPIE from the coding sequence ATGCCCAAAAAACAATATTTAGAGCCGAGCCACTTAAAGTCTCACTTGGGATACCATTTACGAGTTGTTTCTAATGCGGTTTCGCATACTTTTGCTTCGAAACTTGCTGCTTTGGATGTAACCGTTGCAGAATGGGTGATCCTTCGTGAAATATATTCTTTTGAAACCAACACTTCACCTAGTATCATAGCAGAGATCACAGGTCTTAGTCGGGGAGCCGTATCCAAACTCGTCGATAGGCTTTTAAACAAAGGCTTTGTGAGTCGCGAAGAAGCAAGTGGAGATCGGCGTTACCAAGAAATCAAACTGACAAAAGAAGGGATAAAACTTGTCCCCAAACTTTCAGAGATTGCAGATGAAAACGATTCCACATTTTTTTCGCTCCTTTCTAAATCAGAAAAAGATGAACTAAGGAAAACTCTCGTGAAACTAACAAATGCTCATAAACTCAATTTAAACCCAATCGAATAA
- a CDS encoding DUF1398 domain-containing protein, whose product MTNLTTKLAEAQKFAMSIRPKVGGFPVLAEVLREAGILMNRWYLPSCQAFYIMKEGSVVQQGNPLVSGVHEIPNFHREDLIKAIRADQEGKSTFPEFLKATWEAGVVGYDADFTNRKVIYYGVNGESYLEEYPSVTIKI is encoded by the coding sequence ATGACCAATCTAACAACAAAACTAGCAGAAGCGCAAAAATTTGCGATGTCCATCCGACCCAAAGTAGGAGGTTTTCCTGTCTTAGCGGAAGTTCTAAGAGAGGCAGGAATTCTTATGAATCGATGGTATCTTCCTTCTTGCCAAGCCTTCTATATAATGAAAGAAGGCTCCGTTGTCCAGCAGGGAAATCCACTTGTGTCAGGAGTCCATGAAATTCCGAACTTTCATAGAGAAGATTTAATTAAAGCAATCCGCGCCGACCAAGAAGGAAAAAGTACCTTCCCGGAATTTTTAAAGGCAACTTGGGAAGCAGGTGTAGTAGGATACGATGCTGATTTTACTAACAGAAAAGTAATTTATTACGGCGTGAACGGGGAAAGTTATTTAGAAGAGTATCCTTCGGTGACAATTAAAATATAG